A stretch of Candidatus Bipolaricaulota bacterium DNA encodes these proteins:
- a CDS encoding S41 family peptidase → MPTYQTKPNKTFFRTSIIVVLMIAVGLAGFFIGQASKQSVSAVSGAILTQQQLPDEFNMSLMREVWKVLQQNFVNQSEIDNEKVFYSVLEGMVAGLNDPYTVFLTPDETEEFNEDIDGKFQGIGAEIAVKDSQLTIVAPIASSPAERAGLKAGDKIIAVDGKETAAMTLSEAVRNIRGEKGTVVKLLISRNDVASDVEVTRDIIYIQSVKTEIKDGNIGYIDITGFNTDTNSLFKDAVDEMLDKKVNGLVLNLRNNPGGLLDSAIFVASAWIENGQTVVSEQFGDGQKMEYASKGQPAFVQMPTVVLINEGSASGSEIVAGALKDYGLATLVGKKTFGKGSVQNLHSLSDGSSVKVTIAKWLTPSGASINEEGIEPDQEVEITDEDFVQEKDPQLERALEILKSK, encoded by the coding sequence ATGCCAACATATCAAACAAAACCGAATAAAACTTTTTTCAGGACTTCAATCATCGTCGTTTTAATGATCGCCGTCGGGCTGGCTGGTTTTTTTATCGGTCAGGCGAGCAAGCAAAGCGTGTCGGCGGTCAGCGGAGCTATTTTAACTCAGCAGCAATTGCCGGATGAATTCAACATGTCGCTGATGCGCGAAGTTTGGAAAGTCCTGCAGCAAAATTTCGTCAATCAATCCGAGATAGACAATGAAAAAGTTTTTTACAGCGTCTTGGAGGGCATGGTGGCCGGCTTGAATGACCCGTACACGGTTTTTCTGACGCCTGATGAAACAGAAGAATTTAATGAGGACATTGACGGTAAATTCCAAGGCATTGGCGCGGAAATCGCGGTCAAGGACAGTCAATTGACGATTGTCGCTCCGATTGCCTCGTCACCCGCGGAAAGGGCCGGACTAAAAGCCGGTGACAAGATTATAGCGGTGGACGGCAAGGAAACCGCGGCCATGACTTTGTCGGAAGCGGTGAGAAATATCAGAGGCGAAAAAGGCACTGTGGTGAAATTATTGATTTCAAGAAACGATGTCGCGTCCGACGTGGAAGTGACCAGGGACATTATTTACATTCAAAGCGTGAAAACGGAAATAAAAGACGGCAATATCGGCTATATAGACATCACCGGTTTCAATACCGACACCAATTCCTTGTTCAAGGACGCGGTCGATGAGATGCTCGACAAGAAAGTGAATGGCCTTGTATTGAACTTAAGAAACAATCCGGGCGGTTTGCTCGATTCCGCGATTTTCGTGGCGTCGGCTTGGATAGAGAACGGCCAAACCGTGGTCAGCGAACAATTCGGCGACGGTCAAAAAATGGAGTATGCTTCCAAAGGTCAGCCGGCGTTCGTTCAAATGCCGACCGTGGTATTGATCAATGAAGGCAGCGCTTCGGGCTCCGAGATCGTGGCGGGCGCTTTGAAAGATTACGGCCTGGCGACTTTGGTCGGCAAAAAAACTTTCGGTAAAGGCTCGGTGCAAAATTTGCATTCTTTGTCCGACGGTTCTTCCGTCAAAGTGACCATAGCCAAGTGGTTGACTCCCAGCGGAGCTTCCATCAACGAAGAAGGTATTGAGCCTGATCAGGAAGTGGAAATCACCGATGAAGATTTTGTTCAAGAAAAAGATCCTCAGCTCGAACGGGCGCTGGAAATATTGAAAAGCAAGTAG
- the murA gene encoding UDP-N-acetylglucosamine 1-carboxyvinyltransferase, with product MSKFIISGGYKLNGEIKVNGAKNAALKAIAASLLTSEEVIIENCPEIEEISRLLELVQSIGTKVKKNGTTIRLQTKKIESYRLDPELVKKIRVSVLLVGPMLIRLGKVRLAHPGGCAIGQRPVDLFIDNFKKLGASLEEGKDYYQFTTKKRLKGAKIVLPKISVTVTEEMIITAVLAVGTTVIKNAACEPEIEALAEFLNSCGAKICGAGTPTVTIEGVECLSGGRYKVIPDRVEAGSFAILGALVGGKVTVTNCLPEHLESLWVLFDKMGVKYEIGPDYVTVWGCEDPKAVNVQTHEYPGFATDIQPPFTVLLTQAKGMSLVHETVFEGRLFYTDLLNQMGANIIMCDPYRVIVNGPVRLFGRKLASPDLRAGFALILAALVAHGKTEIDNIYQIDRGYSKVEQRLRKLGAKITRTKD from the coding sequence ATGTCAAAATTCATTATCAGCGGAGGTTATAAACTAAACGGCGAAATTAAAGTTAATGGAGCCAAAAATGCGGCGCTAAAGGCGATTGCCGCTTCTTTGCTTACTTCCGAAGAGGTCATAATTGAAAATTGTCCTGAGATTGAGGAAATTTCCAGACTTTTGGAATTGGTTCAAAGTATCGGCACGAAAGTCAAAAAGAACGGAACCACCATTCGTTTGCAAACCAAAAAAATTGAAAGTTATCGTTTGGATCCGGAACTGGTTAAGAAAATCAGAGTCTCGGTGCTTTTGGTCGGCCCGATGCTTATCAGATTGGGTAAAGTGAGATTGGCGCATCCGGGCGGCTGCGCGATCGGGCAGCGGCCGGTTGATCTGTTTATCGACAATTTTAAAAAATTGGGAGCGTCGCTGGAAGAAGGCAAGGATTATTATCAGTTCACGACCAAGAAGAGATTGAAAGGAGCGAAAATCGTTCTGCCGAAAATTTCCGTGACCGTGACCGAGGAAATGATCATTACCGCCGTTTTGGCCGTGGGCACGACCGTGATAAAAAACGCCGCTTGCGAACCCGAGATAGAGGCCTTGGCCGAATTCTTGAATAGTTGCGGCGCGAAAATCTGCGGCGCGGGCACGCCGACGGTGACCATTGAAGGAGTCGAATGTCTGAGCGGCGGCAGGTATAAAGTCATTCCTGACAGGGTAGAGGCCGGCAGTTTCGCCATTTTGGGCGCATTGGTCGGCGGCAAGGTGACGGTAACCAATTGTCTGCCCGAGCATTTGGAATCTTTATGGGTATTGTTTGATAAAATGGGAGTGAAATATGAAATTGGTCCGGATTACGTGACCGTTTGGGGTTGCGAGGATCCCAAAGCCGTGAATGTGCAGACGCACGAATATCCCGGCTTTGCCACGGACATACAACCTCCGTTTACCGTTCTGCTTACTCAGGCCAAAGGCATGAGCTTGGTTCATGAAACCGTGTTTGAAGGCAGATTGTTTTATACTGATTTATTGAATCAGATGGGCGCCAATATCATCATGTGCGATCCATACCGAGTGATCGTCAACGGTCCGGTTCGTCTTTTCGGCCGAAAGCTGGCCAGTCCGGATTTGCGCGCGGGTTTCGCTCTGATTTTAGCGGCCTTGGTCGCCCATGGTAAAACGGAAATCGATAATATTTATCAAATAGATCGAGGTTATTCCAAAGTGGAACAGCGTCTCAGAAAATTGGGAGCTAAAATAACTAGAACCAAAGATTAA